One segment of Cetobacterium sp. NK01 DNA contains the following:
- a CDS encoding NAD(P)/FAD-dependent oxidoreductase, producing the protein MYDIIFLGGGQAGVFGAYEAIKKNKDLKILVLDKGRMLTQRVCPKEKLGTCVKCPTCAIIYGVSGAGAFSDSKFNMDYRVGGDVHVLTGKVIVNETIQYVADIYKDFGFDEKPSGLEYNQVMLDLKKRCIENNVQLVDTPTMHLGTDGSRELYTKLVNSLLEKGVEFITERSAEGLIIENGEIKGVTVKNKKDEVENYYSKNVVIGLGRSGAKKLMEMCEESGVSYETGAVDLGVRVEIPDLVMKDINENFYEAKMIYHTTKYRDKMRTFCSNPSGFIAAEKHSDDVVLANGHAYKDKKSQNTNLALLCTKTFTEPFKQPFEYATAIAKMSSMLTGGKILMQSYGDLKVGRRSTDESIARLNIIPTTEDYVAGDIALACPKRILDNIIEFIEVHDKITPGFASSDLLLYFPEIKFRSTRIKIDANMETNIKGLYAAGDSSGYGSGLNIAAVMGILAVRHIISK; encoded by the coding sequence ATGTACGATATTATATTTTTAGGTGGAGGACAAGCTGGAGTTTTTGGAGCTTACGAAGCCATTAAAAAAAATAAGGATTTAAAAATTTTAGTTTTGGATAAAGGAAGGATGCTTACACAAAGAGTTTGTCCAAAAGAAAAATTAGGAACATGTGTAAAATGTCCAACTTGTGCAATAATATATGGTGTTTCAGGAGCAGGGGCATTCTCTGATTCTAAGTTTAATATGGATTATAGAGTTGGTGGAGATGTACATGTTTTAACTGGGAAAGTAATTGTAAATGAAACTATTCAATACGTAGCAGACATATATAAAGATTTTGGTTTTGATGAAAAACCATCTGGATTAGAATATAATCAAGTTATGTTAGATTTGAAAAAGAGATGTATTGAAAATAATGTTCAATTGGTTGATACACCAACAATGCATTTAGGAACAGATGGATCGAGAGAATTATATACAAAATTGGTGAATTCTCTTTTAGAAAAGGGTGTAGAATTTATAACAGAAAGATCTGCTGAAGGTCTAATAATAGAGAATGGTGAAATTAAAGGTGTAACTGTAAAAAATAAGAAAGATGAAGTAGAAAATTATTATTCAAAAAATGTTGTGATTGGCCTTGGAAGAAGTGGAGCAAAAAAACTGATGGAAATGTGTGAAGAATCAGGGGTGTCTTATGAAACAGGAGCTGTAGACTTAGGAGTTAGAGTAGAAATTCCTGATTTAGTAATGAAGGACATTAATGAAAACTTCTACGAAGCTAAAATGATTTATCATACAACAAAATATAGAGATAAAATGAGAACTTTCTGTTCTAATCCAAGTGGATTTATTGCAGCAGAAAAACATAGTGATGATGTTGTTTTAGCAAATGGACACGCATATAAAGATAAAAAATCACAAAATACAAATTTAGCTTTATTATGTACAAAAACATTTACAGAACCATTTAAACAACCATTTGAATATGCAACAGCAATAGCAAAAATGTCATCGATGTTAACTGGTGGAAAGATATTAATGCAATCTTATGGTGATCTTAAAGTTGGAAGAAGATCAACGGATGAATCAATAGCAAGATTAAACATTATACCAACAACCGAGGATTATGTAGCTGGAGACATAGCTCTTGCTTGTCCGAAAAGAATTCTTGATAATATAATAGAATTTATTGAAGTACATGATAAAATAACACCAGGATTTGCATCAAGTGATTTATTATTATATTTCCCAGAGATTAAATTTAGAAGTACAAGAATAAAGATAGATGCTAATATGGAAACTAATATAAAAGGATTATATGCAGCAGGAGATAGTTCAGGATATGGAAGTGGACTAAATATAGCTGCTGTAATGGGGATACTAGCTGTAAGACATATAATTTCTAAATAA